The following coding sequences are from one Triticum dicoccoides isolate Atlit2015 ecotype Zavitan chromosome 4A, WEW_v2.0, whole genome shotgun sequence window:
- the LOC119289928 gene encoding uncharacterized protein LOC119289928, protein MSCPSSCVKPPSAAACTALRAKYVVFDFNPGSWGTYWLSFPLKHFGNGSPAVRSLHLTSVDLFPPAPPPDFCGFRNLRKLKLDSVSVDIQCLLLPAFSVLEWLSSLSSSQPLVHLRYLCVQYCYFCEMELDVQAPNLAKFQFASFEVDPHPVVFVLDGCARIQVVTVTVLTEMDLFDYAFASFLLAVWHMRRSSQCELLLIPR, encoded by the exons ATGTCTTGT CCGAGctcgtgtgtgaagccaccatctgCTGCTGCCTGCACGGCGTTGAGGGCGAAGTACGTTGTGTTTGATTTCAATCCAGGGTCATGGGGCACCTACTGGCTCAGCTTCCCACTGAAGCATTTCGGAAATGGCTCTCCTGCCGTCAGGTCTCTGCACCTCACCTCTGTTGACCTGttcccgccagcgccgccgcctgaTTTCTGTGGCTTCAGAAACCTAAGGAAACTCAAGCTAGACTCTGTGTCAGTAGATATCCAGTGCCTGCTGCTGCCTGCTTTCTCTGTCCTCGAGTGGCTAAGCAGCTTGAGTTCATCCCAGCCTTTGGTTCATCTGCGGTACCTGTGTGTACAGTATTGCTACTTCTGCGAGATGGAGCTTGACGTGCAAGCTCCGAACCTTGCTAAGTTCCAGTTTGCCAGCTTTGAGGTCGATCCGCATCCGGTGGTATTTGTGCTTGATGGATGCGCACGCATACAAGTGGTGACTGTCACAGTGCTAACAGAGATGGATCTTTTCGATTATGCCTTTGCAAGCTTCCTACTGGCGGTATGGCATATGCGCAGAAGCTCTCAATGTGAATTGCTATTGATACCAAGGTGA
- the LOC119284300 gene encoding putative F-box protein At3g44060: MRVEVVLPLGGSLCREAAEQLGQGWRRRRRGGCNAKAGTLRASEIPAGPMRPLAWFVPAIASDWQLNFPRSKEIEGGDCFRGLIGAPMANICSSGASSSSGRRVWKRMKKRKPAQLHDLPDVSGLAAELAKIKRNCGRGLLLWFDWCPDGEHLQQRCFLFLREEGVEEDEEEEPAQLHDLPDDILVDVVSHLGFADAARTSVLSSRWRQLWSACDRRALVFTRETMFRPRSPAQGEEDFIRNVDSVLRQLSPTDPRDKFVLEFRFIQSNMECHVDQWVAFCAASRAKDVVFDFNPGSWGTYSHSFPLKHFRNGSPAVRSLHLMSVDLYPPAVPPDFRGFTNLRELKLDSVLGDIHCLLLPAFSVLEWLSITRCTLHSFSTFQPLGRLRYMCVQYCHMHELEVQAPNLAKFEFASFEVHPVFVLDECLDIQEVTVTVLTEEDVFDYAFAKLPAGGMSYARKLSMRIAIDTQVLQFAGCPSSFINLKHLILTMHVRVRYDSTSGILRLASLLELAPVLEQLELHMECQYSEGVENMWLKEWPLPIQPHDHLKTVHMSGVYGNIDLLNLALHFARCAMVLERMVIGPMVKKNYVMTRDSLEEGRQMAREHLRGKGFDGILTFL, translated from the exons ATGCGCGTGGAGGTGGTGCTTCCACTTGGCGGCTCTCTGTGCAGGGAGGCAGCGGAGCAGCTTGGACAGGGGTGGCGGCGCCGACGGCGTGGCGGCTGCAACGCGAAGGCGGGAACTTTACGGGCCTCGGAGATCCCGGCCGGGCCTATGAGGCCACTGGCCTGGTTTgttcctgctattgcgtccg ATTGGCAGCTGAACTTCCCAAGATCAAAAGAAATCGAGGGAGGGGACTGCTTCCGTGGTTTGATTGGTGCCCCGATGGCGAACATCTGCAGCAGCGGTGCTTCCTCTTCCTCCGGGAGGAGGGTGtggaagaggatgaagaagaggaagcCTGCACAGCTTCACGATCTGCCTGATGTGAGTGG ATTGGCAGCTGAACTTGCCAAAATCAAAAGAAATTGCGGGAGGGGACTGCTTCTGTGGTTCGATTGGTGCCCCGATGGCGAGCATCTGCAGCAGCGGTGCTTCCTCTTCCTCCGGGAGGAGGGTGtggaagaggatgaagaagaggagccTGCGCAGCTTCACGATCTGCCCGAT GACATTCTTGTCGACGTGGTGTCGCACTTGGGGTTCGCGGACGCCGCGCGCACGAGCGTGCTGTCGAGCAGGTGGAGACAGCTCTGGAGTGCATGTGACAGAAGGGCCCTGGTCTTCACCAGAGAGACAATGTTCCGGCCCAGAAGCCCAGCGCAAGGTGAAGAAGACTTCATCAGGAACGTCGACAGTGTGCTACGCCAGCTCAGTCCCACCGACCCCAGGGACAAGTTCGTGCTCGAGTTCAGGTTCATTCAATCCAACATGGAGTGCCATGTCGACCAATGGGTTGCCTTCTGCGCAGCGTCGAGGGCCAAGGACGTTGTGTTCGATTTCAATCCGGGGTCGTGGGGCACCTACTCGCACAGCTTCCCACTGAAGCATTTCAGAAATGGCTCTCCTGCCGTCAGGTCTCTGCACCTCATGTCTGTCGACCTGTACCCGCCGGCGGTGCCGCCTGATTTCCGCGGCTTCACAAACCTAAGAGAGCtcaagctcgactccgtgctaggaGATATCCATTGCCTGCTGCTGCCGGCCTTCTCTGTCCTCGAGTGGCTAAGCATCACACGCTGCACCCTCCACAGCTTCAGTACATTCCAGCCGCTGGGTCGGCTGCGTTACATGTGTGTCCAGTACTGTCATATGCACGAGCTTGAGGTGCAAGCTCCGAACCTTGCTAAGTTCGAGTTTGCCAGCTTTGAGGTCCATCCGGTGTTTGTGCTCGATGAATGCCTAGACATACAAGAGGTGACTGTCACGGTGCTAACAGAGGAGGATGTTTTCGACTACGCCTTTGCAAAGCTTCCTGCTGGCGGTATGTCGTATGCACGGAAGCTCTCGATGCGAATTGCTATTGATACCCAG GTGCTTCAATTTGCAGGATGCCCCAGCAGCTTCATCAACCTGAAGCATCTTATATTGACCATGCATGTCCGTGTACGTTATGACTCTACCAGTGGCATCCTTCGTTTGGCTTCCCTTTTGGAGTTGGCCCCTGTTCTGGAACAACTGGAACTGCAT ATGGAATGTCAGTACAGTGAGGGGGTGGAGAACATGTGGCTGAAGGAGTGGCCCCTGCCCATTCAGCCACACGATCATCTGAAGACGGTCCACATGAGCGGAGTCTACGGCAACATCGACCTACTCAATCTGGCGCTGCACTTTGCTCGATGCGCCATGGTGCTGGAGCGCATGGTGATTGGCCCGATGGTGAAGAAGAACTACGTGATGACTCGTGACTCACTGGAGGAGGGCCGACAAATGGCCAGGGAGCACCTTAGGGGAAAGGGGTTTGACGGCATTCTCACCTTCTTGTGA